A genomic region of Pradoshia eiseniae contains the following coding sequences:
- a CDS encoding NCS2 family permease, with protein sequence MLEKFFSISKHQSSVKTEVLAGITTFFTMVYIVIVNPAILSSSGIPFDQVFMATIISAVAGTLIMGLFAKYPIAIAPGMGLNAYFATVVGAHGLSYQVVLGTVFIAGLLFILLSFTKLREMIISSIPPAIKHGISAGIGLFIAFLGLKQAQILVANESNLVGLGDLTAPLPLLTIVGLIITLILLVRNVPGAFFIGMIITAVIGYFTGMLELTGSDLIPSLPPMPVFFDMDIAGVFTNGLFAVVFSFLLVTIFDTTGTMVAVSEQAGLMKDGKLPRAKQAFLGDSIATTLGAMFGTSPSTAYVESSTGVAAGGRTGLTAVTVAGLFVLAMFFFPFISAISSLAAITSPVLIIVGCFMMGHLAQINWGEFDEAFTAFIIILTMPMTSSISTGIAFGFILYPLLKLFKGKGKEVPVLIYVFAVLFLIQLIWFPSH encoded by the coding sequence TTGCTCGAAAAATTCTTTTCTATTTCAAAACATCAATCTTCTGTCAAAACGGAAGTCCTAGCAGGGATTACTACCTTCTTTACAATGGTCTACATTGTTATTGTTAACCCGGCTATTCTTTCTTCCTCTGGAATTCCATTTGACCAAGTCTTCATGGCTACGATCATTTCGGCCGTTGCCGGTACGCTGATTATGGGTTTATTCGCAAAATACCCAATCGCTATAGCTCCAGGTATGGGCTTGAACGCCTACTTTGCTACAGTAGTCGGAGCGCACGGATTAAGCTATCAAGTAGTTCTTGGCACGGTATTTATTGCCGGATTGCTCTTTATCCTATTGAGCTTTACAAAGCTTCGTGAAATGATTATCTCTTCCATTCCCCCTGCCATTAAACATGGGATCTCAGCAGGGATTGGCTTATTCATTGCTTTCCTAGGTCTAAAGCAGGCACAGATTTTGGTTGCTAATGAAAGCAATCTAGTGGGCCTTGGTGATTTGACGGCTCCGCTGCCGCTCTTAACGATTGTCGGTTTAATCATTACACTTATTCTATTAGTAAGAAATGTGCCTGGTGCTTTCTTCATCGGCATGATTATCACGGCCGTGATTGGTTATTTCACAGGGATGCTTGAACTAACTGGATCTGATTTAATTCCATCACTGCCTCCTATGCCTGTCTTCTTTGATATGGACATCGCAGGAGTATTCACGAATGGGTTATTTGCTGTCGTATTCTCTTTCTTGCTAGTCACGATTTTTGATACAACCGGAACAATGGTCGCTGTATCTGAACAAGCAGGACTAATGAAAGACGGAAAACTGCCAAGAGCGAAGCAGGCCTTCCTAGGCGATTCTATTGCTACAACTCTAGGGGCCATGTTTGGTACAAGCCCTTCAACAGCCTATGTTGAATCTTCTACCGGCGTTGCCGCAGGAGGAAGAACCGGATTAACGGCTGTCACTGTCGCTGGCTTGTTTGTCTTAGCGATGTTCTTCTTCCCATTCATTTCGGCTATTTCTAGCTTGGCTGCCATTACATCACCTGTTTTGATTATTGTTGGCTGCTTCATGATGGGTCACTTGGCGCAAATCAACTGGGGTGAATTTGACGAGGCATTTACAGCCTTTATCATCATCCTGACCATGCCTATGACTTCTAGTATCTCAACAGGGATTGCGTTTGGATTTATCCTTTATCCGTTGCTTAAACTGTTCAAAGGCAAAGGGAAAGAAGTACCAGTGCTTATCTATGTGTTTGCGGTATTATTCTTAATTCAGTTAATTTGGTTCCCTTCGCACTAA
- a CDS encoding ABC transporter ATP-binding protein, whose protein sequence is MKKENSRKGSYRRFIRLIHQSNPSYGQLGIALILSILTTLVGLTIPILTKNLVDGFSVSNLTAGQVTGIIAVFLLQAVLNAYSTYVLGLNGQRIIAGLRELLYQKLIKLPVSFLDKVGSGEMVSRMTNDTMVVKELITTHLIGAITGMISVIGSIIILFVMNWRLTLLIFIVFPVAAAILIPIGRYMLHISKETQQETGKFTGVLNEVLPEVKLVKASNAEGIETARGKEGIMRLFRLGKKEAKVLALVSPIITLVLMAALVGVIGYGGMQVSSGIITAGSLVAFILYLFQIIMPMGQITTFFTQLQKSIGATTRIIEILNEKEEVLTEGAKLEDAKQPIRFQDVCFGYDDGELILEDIHLTIEAGKVTAVVGPSGSGKTTLFKLLERYYQPTSGGIFIGERKIDEYSLHSWRSHIGYVSQESPLLGGTIRDNITYGIEREVEMEELLYAARMANALDFIEQFPLQFDTEVGERGLKLSGGQRQRIAIARALLRQPSLLMLDEATSSLDSESEQLVQQALEKLMEGRTTLIIAHRLSTVIDADQLIFLEKGRITGVGTHHELMQSHALYRKFANRQFKLNDELRDKA, encoded by the coding sequence TTGAAAAAGGAAAATAGCCGAAAAGGCAGTTATCGCCGATTTATCCGGCTGATTCATCAATCAAATCCATCCTATGGGCAGCTTGGGATTGCCCTTATATTAAGTATCTTGACGACGCTTGTTGGGTTAACAATCCCTATCCTGACGAAAAACCTCGTCGATGGCTTCAGTGTTTCAAATCTAACTGCGGGACAGGTGACGGGAATTATTGCTGTCTTTCTTCTTCAGGCAGTATTAAACGCATATTCAACCTATGTTCTTGGGCTGAATGGGCAAAGAATTATCGCAGGCTTAAGGGAGCTGCTCTATCAAAAGTTAATTAAGCTGCCCGTCTCATTCCTGGATAAAGTCGGTTCTGGTGAGATGGTCAGCAGAATGACAAATGATACGATGGTTGTGAAGGAGTTGATTACGACTCATTTAATTGGCGCCATCACCGGAATGATTTCCGTCATCGGATCGATTATCATCTTGTTTGTGATGAACTGGAGGCTTACCTTATTAATCTTCATTGTATTCCCGGTAGCAGCAGCCATACTGATCCCGATTGGAAGGTATATGCTCCATATATCTAAGGAAACTCAGCAAGAGACAGGCAAGTTTACAGGGGTATTGAATGAGGTCTTGCCAGAGGTAAAGCTTGTGAAGGCTTCAAACGCAGAAGGAATCGAAACGGCCAGGGGAAAAGAAGGGATCATGCGCTTATTTAGGCTGGGCAAAAAAGAGGCTAAAGTCCTTGCCTTAGTATCACCCATCATCACGCTTGTGCTGATGGCTGCATTGGTAGGAGTCATTGGCTACGGGGGGATGCAGGTTTCAAGCGGCATCATCACGGCGGGTTCATTAGTGGCGTTTATCTTATATTTATTTCAAATTATCATGCCAATGGGGCAGATCACGACGTTTTTTACTCAATTGCAAAAATCCATTGGTGCGACAACCCGTATTATTGAAATCTTGAATGAAAAGGAAGAGGTATTGACTGAGGGAGCGAAGCTTGAGGATGCAAAACAGCCGATTCGATTTCAGGATGTATGCTTTGGCTATGACGATGGAGAACTGATTCTAGAGGATATCCATCTAACCATTGAGGCAGGAAAAGTGACCGCTGTCGTAGGTCCGAGCGGGAGCGGAAAAACAACTTTATTCAAGTTGCTTGAACGATATTATCAGCCAACCTCAGGAGGCATTTTTATAGGGGAGCGCAAGATTGATGAGTACTCCCTTCACTCATGGAGAAGTCATATCGGCTATGTCTCGCAGGAAAGCCCGCTTCTTGGCGGCACGATACGAGATAATATTACCTATGGCATTGAAAGAGAAGTGGAGATGGAGGAGTTATTGTATGCCGCAAGGATGGCGAATGCCCTGGACTTTATTGAACAATTCCCCCTTCAATTTGATACAGAGGTAGGGGAGAGAGGGCTGAAGCTTTCAGGCGGACAGCGCCAAAGGATTGCTATCGCTCGGGCCCTTCTTCGTCAGCCTAGCCTATTGATGCTTGATGAGGCAACATCAAGCCTGGATAGTGAATCCGAGCAGCTCGTGCAGCAAGCCTTGGAGAAGCTGATGGAAGGAAGGACGACATTGATCATCGCCCATCGGCTGTCAACGGTCATTGACGCCGACCAGCTGATATTCCTTGAGAAGGGGAGAATAACAGGTGTTGGCACACATCATGAGCTCATGCAATCACACGCTCTTTATCGCAAATTTGCCAATAGGCAATTTAAGCTTAATGACGAACTAAGAGATAAAGCGTAA
- a CDS encoding ABC transporter ATP-binding protein: MRKLFRYLTSFKGPIALVIGLVFIQSMAELYLPTLMAKIIDTGVIKHDIPFILRIGGMMLLVAFAGTICSVSASYFSAKVAMSFGKMLRSKVFTHAEGFSLLEFGQIGTASLITRTTNDITQIQVVVNMILRMMISAPLMAIGGVIMAVSVNPGLSSVIVISAPLLLTGIAFVIWRGIPLFKKVQIRLDAVNRVLREGLTGVRVIRSFNRIHYEKNRFRKANANLRDTTIKVNKLIAVLMPFMMLVMNFTTIAIVWFGAIKIDAGNMMVGDLMAFLQYAMQIMFSMVMLSMMFILIPRASASASRINEVLAIKPSIEEKPANHESRMAGTIEFKDVSFHYPGAEKPALRNLSFTARPGEVTAIIGGTGSGKSTLLKLIPRFYEPSSGSILINGVPASDYPLEVLRNKIGLVPQKAVLFTGTVKENIRFGNERATDEEIVHAAKVAQAFDFISAMNDGFDSLISQGGTNVSGGQKQRLSIARAIVRKPEIYLFDDSFSALDFKTDANLRKALKKETGDSTVLIVAQRVSTVKDADRIIVLDDGNVMGIGTHEELLRMNATYQEIVKSQLSEEEIA, translated from the coding sequence GTGCGGAAATTATTTCGTTATTTAACTTCATTTAAGGGCCCCATTGCTTTAGTCATCGGGCTAGTATTCATTCAATCCATGGCCGAGCTCTACCTTCCAACTTTAATGGCCAAGATTATTGATACAGGTGTCATTAAGCATGATATTCCCTTCATCTTGAGAATCGGAGGGATGATGCTGCTCGTCGCTTTTGCCGGCACGATATGCTCTGTAAGCGCAAGCTATTTCAGCGCTAAAGTTGCTATGTCATTCGGAAAAATGCTTAGGTCAAAGGTATTCACACATGCTGAAGGGTTTTCCCTTCTTGAATTTGGCCAAATCGGGACAGCTTCCTTAATCACAAGGACAACCAATGATATCACCCAAATTCAAGTCGTGGTAAACATGATTCTTCGCATGATGATATCGGCGCCATTGATGGCGATTGGCGGAGTCATTATGGCTGTATCCGTTAATCCTGGCTTATCAAGTGTCATTGTCATCTCTGCCCCCCTCCTGCTCACAGGGATTGCCTTCGTCATTTGGCGCGGAATTCCCCTCTTCAAAAAGGTGCAGATACGTTTAGATGCAGTGAACAGAGTATTGCGGGAAGGATTAACGGGCGTTCGCGTCATTCGTTCCTTTAACAGGATTCATTATGAAAAGAACCGTTTTCGAAAAGCTAATGCTAATTTGCGTGATACGACTATCAAGGTTAATAAGCTTATAGCTGTTCTCATGCCCTTTATGATGCTCGTCATGAATTTCACAACGATTGCCATCGTCTGGTTTGGCGCAATCAAGATAGATGCCGGGAATATGATGGTCGGGGATTTAATGGCCTTCTTGCAATACGCCATGCAAATTATGTTTTCCATGGTCATGCTGTCAATGATGTTCATCCTGATTCCGAGGGCATCTGCCTCAGCTTCAAGAATCAATGAGGTTCTCGCCATTAAGCCAAGCATCGAAGAAAAGCCTGCCAATCATGAGAGCCGTATGGCTGGCACGATTGAATTCAAAGATGTCAGCTTTCATTATCCAGGTGCCGAAAAGCCAGCATTAAGAAACCTTTCCTTTACTGCAAGACCAGGGGAAGTCACGGCTATTATTGGCGGAACAGGTTCTGGCAAATCCACCTTATTGAAATTAATCCCCCGATTCTATGAACCAAGCTCAGGCTCAATCCTTATTAATGGGGTTCCAGCAAGTGATTATCCGCTAGAGGTATTGCGCAATAAGATTGGCCTCGTTCCGCAAAAAGCCGTTCTTTTTACCGGGACGGTGAAGGAAAATATCCGTTTTGGCAATGAACGGGCAACAGACGAGGAAATCGTTCATGCCGCAAAGGTCGCTCAAGCATTCGATTTCATCTCCGCGATGAACGATGGTTTTGACAGTCTTATCTCACAAGGCGGAACAAATGTTTCAGGCGGACAAAAACAACGCTTATCAATCGCAAGGGCGATCGTTAGAAAGCCGGAGATTTATTTATTTGATGACAGCTTCTCTGCCCTTGATTTCAAAACGGATGCTAATCTTCGCAAAGCCTTGAAAAAAGAGACAGGCGATTCCACTGTCCTCATTGTAGCTCAGCGTGTATCTACCGTGAAGGACGCAGACCGGATTATCGTTCTCGATGACGGCAATGTAATGGGAATTGGAACCCATGAAGAGCTGCTGAGGATGAATGCAACCTATCAAGAGATTGTCAAATCCCAATTGTCCGAGGAGGAGATCGCGTGA
- a CDS encoding ABC transporter ATP-binding protein codes for MAKHGFGPRGGHGGPVEKAKDFKGSLKRLITYLIPYKWRLLAVFLTAILSTLFTILAPKILGKATTKIFEGIVLKMKGVPGGGIDFHYIARILILLGLLYLFSSLFTLIQGYIMASVAQRTVFQLREEAEDKISRLPLKYLDQTTTGEILSRIVNDVDNISTTLQQSLTQIITSIVTIIGVIIMMLSISVSLTIILLLTLPLSGIIAVFIAKKSQGFFASQQNILGQLNGHVEEIYTGHEVVKAFGHEHKAIEEFDDINERLYQSSWKAQFISGVIMPLMQFVGNIGYVLICVVGGIFVANGRITVGDIQAFIQYARQFSQPITQTANIANILQSTIASAERVFELLDEQEEEPEAINPKTIQHPLGQVSFEHVDFGYSQDQLLIKDMNISVKPGQKVAIVGPTGAGKTTLINLLMRFYELQGGAIRIDGVNIKDMKRSELHSLFGMVLQDTWLFNGTIAENIAYGKVNATKDEIMDAAKAAHADHFIRTLPEGFDTILNEDATNISQGQKQLLTIARAILANPAILILDEATSSVDTRTELYIQKAMNRLMENRTSFVIAHRLSTIKDADLILVMNKGTVIEQGTHETLLDQKGFYADLYNSQFAG; via the coding sequence ATGGCGAAGCATGGCTTTGGACCGCGCGGCGGGCATGGGGGTCCCGTTGAGAAAGCAAAGGACTTCAAGGGATCCTTGAAAAGATTGATTACTTATTTAATCCCATATAAATGGAGGCTTTTGGCGGTCTTTCTCACAGCCATTCTAAGTACTCTTTTTACTATTTTGGCTCCAAAAATACTGGGAAAAGCGACAACGAAAATCTTTGAGGGAATTGTCTTAAAGATGAAGGGAGTGCCAGGCGGGGGCATAGATTTCCATTATATTGCCCGAATCCTCATACTGTTAGGCCTGCTATACTTATTCAGCTCCCTTTTCACCCTAATACAAGGGTATATCATGGCAAGTGTAGCTCAAAGGACCGTCTTTCAATTGCGCGAGGAAGCAGAAGACAAGATCAGCCGCCTACCGCTCAAATATTTGGATCAAACGACAACCGGAGAAATTTTGAGCCGCATAGTCAATGATGTAGATAATATTAGCACCACCCTTCAGCAAAGCTTAACACAGATTATCACAAGCATCGTTACCATTATCGGCGTTATCATCATGATGCTCTCCATAAGTGTATCCTTGACGATCATCCTGCTGTTAACCTTACCCTTAAGCGGGATAATCGCCGTTTTTATCGCCAAGAAATCACAGGGCTTTTTTGCGAGCCAGCAAAATATACTTGGACAATTAAATGGACATGTAGAAGAAATCTATACCGGTCACGAAGTCGTAAAGGCCTTTGGCCATGAACATAAAGCCATTGAGGAATTTGATGATATCAATGAACGGCTTTATCAGTCATCCTGGAAGGCACAATTTATCTCTGGTGTGATCATGCCGCTTATGCAATTCGTAGGTAACATAGGGTATGTCCTCATTTGTGTCGTGGGCGGGATTTTTGTGGCCAACGGGCGCATTACCGTTGGGGACATTCAAGCATTCATCCAATATGCCCGTCAATTCTCCCAGCCTATTACACAGACCGCCAATATTGCGAATATCCTGCAATCGACAATAGCCTCTGCCGAACGAGTCTTCGAACTGCTTGATGAACAGGAAGAGGAACCAGAGGCGATAAATCCTAAAACGATTCAGCACCCTCTTGGACAGGTGTCCTTTGAGCATGTTGATTTTGGTTATAGTCAGGATCAGTTATTAATCAAAGATATGAATATTAGCGTAAAACCGGGCCAAAAGGTCGCCATTGTGGGTCCAACCGGGGCTGGTAAAACAACGTTAATCAATTTATTAATGCGCTTCTATGAACTTCAAGGCGGCGCCATTCGTATAGACGGTGTCAATATAAAGGACATGAAACGCTCAGAGCTTCACAGCTTATTTGGAATGGTCCTGCAAGATACATGGCTATTTAATGGGACCATTGCCGAAAATATTGCTTACGGAAAGGTGAATGCAACAAAGGATGAGATCATGGATGCCGCTAAGGCGGCACATGCAGACCATTTTATCCGGACCCTTCCGGAGGGCTTTGATACCATTTTAAATGAAGATGCCACAAATATTTCACAGGGACAAAAACAGCTTTTGACGATTGCTAGGGCGATTCTTGCCAATCCAGCTATTCTGATTCTCGATGAAGCGACTTCAAGCGTTGACACTAGAACGGAACTCTATATCCAAAAGGCGATGAATCGCTTAATGGAGAACCGAACTAGCTTCGTCATTGCCCATCGCCTATCCACCATTAAGGATGCCGACCTCATTTTGGTGATGAATAAAGGAACAGTGATTGAACAAGGAACACACGAAACCCTTCTCGATCAAAAAGGGTTCTATGCAGACTTATATAATAGCCAATTCGCTGGCTGA
- a CDS encoding NADPH-dependent FMN reductase, whose amino-acid sequence MKAVGLSGAIIGAKTAKSVEEVLTAINHYDESVVTELVDLRNYDVEFVRGVPFSEYNQDTQDVVNKLNEADVIVIGTPIYQASIPGVLKNVFDHLAPNCFKGKVAGIVTNGGSEKHFLMTEYQLKPILSYFKAILPLNNVFLHTSCFGPNNEITNEEEKERIENLAKELIELKKLY is encoded by the coding sequence ATGAAAGCAGTCGGTTTATCGGGAGCAATCATCGGAGCGAAAACAGCGAAATCCGTTGAGGAAGTGTTAACGGCCATTAATCATTATGATGAATCCGTAGTTACGGAATTGGTGGACTTGCGCAATTATGACGTGGAGTTTGTGCGAGGTGTGCCCTTCTCTGAATATAATCAAGATACACAAGACGTGGTCAATAAGTTAAATGAGGCTGATGTGATTGTAATTGGAACACCCATTTATCAAGCATCGATTCCGGGTGTTCTAAAGAATGTTTTTGATCATCTTGCACCGAATTGCTTTAAAGGGAAAGTAGCCGGTATTGTGACAAACGGCGGCTCTGAGAAACATTTCTTAATGACGGAATATCAGCTGAAGCCAATCCTTTCGTATTTTAAGGCCATCCTGCCCTTGAATAATGTTTTCTTACATACATCATGCTTCGGTCCAAATAATGAAATCACGAATGAGGAAGAAAAGGAGCGGATTGAAAATCTGGCAAAGGAGCTTATCGAGCTGAAGAAATTATACTAA
- a CDS encoding GNAT family N-acetyltransferase yields the protein MADTKTEFYIAMDGHIVAQIEFVPCVREHEHKVILINHTLVIERYRGRGLGRELINRVVKHARSENRLIIPVCPFAKMILEGNNDYKDILITGYPDS from the coding sequence ATGGCTGATACAAAAACAGAATTTTATATAGCGATGGACGGTCATATTGTTGCTCAAATAGAATTTGTTCCTTGTGTAAGGGAGCATGAGCATAAAGTTATTCTAATTAATCATACACTTGTCATCGAACGGTATAGAGGAAGGGGGCTTGGCCGTGAATTAATTAATCGAGTGGTAAAACATGCCCGCTCGGAAAATAGACTGATTATCCCAGTCTGTCCATTTGCCAAAATGATATTAGAAGGCAATAACGATTATAAAGATATCCTGATTACAGGTTACCCAGACTCTTGA
- a CDS encoding ferrochelatase, with protein sequence MSETLEELEKENKQNILNNGGKEYHYLTAASVDPLFIDCLASILSPYLYARQD encoded by the coding sequence CTGTCTGAAACACTTGAGGAATTAGAAAAGGAAAATAAGCAAAACATCTTGAATAATGGCGGGAAAGAATATCACTATCTGACAGCCGCGAGTGTTGATCCTCTTTTCATCGATTGTTTAGCCAGTATTCTCAGTCCCTATCTTTATGCCAGACAGGATTAA
- a CDS encoding GNAT family N-acetyltransferase: MRIRQAVPADAPYIAEVNVESWRSTYKGIVPDQYLNGMSLEKRERQWRLIIENPDSIVLVAELEGGRIIGYISGGRERSGKSPFEGELYAIYLLKDCQRKGVGKKLVKELIREMRNQHITNMLVWVIEENPSKCFYELIGGKPFFKEKLIISGKELQEVGYGWPSLDLVLV, from the coding sequence ATGAGAATTCGGCAGGCGGTCCCTGCAGATGCGCCTTATATAGCGGAAGTGAATGTGGAAAGCTGGCGTTCTACCTATAAGGGGATTGTTCCAGATCAATATTTAAACGGAATGTCACTCGAAAAAAGAGAAAGGCAGTGGCGCTTGATCATTGAGAACCCGGATTCCATTGTCCTGGTTGCCGAACTGGAGGGTGGACGAATCATCGGCTATATCAGCGGCGGAAGAGAGAGGAGCGGAAAATCCCCTTTTGAAGGAGAACTTTATGCCATCTATCTTTTGAAGGATTGTCAAAGAAAAGGGGTAGGCAAGAAATTAGTTAAGGAATTGATTCGTGAAATGAGGAATCAGCATATAACGAATATGCTGGTTTGGGTGATTGAAGAGAATCCGTCTAAATGTTTTTATGAATTAATTGGGGGAAAGCCTTTCTTTAAAGAAAAGCTCATTATTTCGGGAAAGGAATTGCAGGAAGTGGGCTATGGTTGGCCGAGCTTAGATCTTGTTCTGGTTTGA
- a CDS encoding threonine/serine exporter family protein: protein MLNLIFHMVFSFLSSISFAIICNVPKKSIPMGGIVGMLGWMGYILLSTNGYGIFQASVVCSLLLAFAGQIAARMFKMPLTVFYVPGLVPIVPGISAFQAFRHLTMNDYDAAIMGFLNVGYCAIGIACGIVISDILFNTFFGLYRFIKRDGKQKA, encoded by the coding sequence ATGTTAAATCTCATTTTTCATATGGTCTTTAGCTTCTTATCATCCATCTCATTCGCCATCATCTGCAATGTGCCGAAGAAGTCTATCCCGATGGGCGGAATCGTAGGGATGCTTGGATGGATGGGCTACATTCTTTTAAGCACCAATGGGTATGGAATCTTTCAAGCAAGTGTGGTTTGCTCCTTGCTGCTAGCCTTTGCCGGGCAAATTGCTGCGCGAATGTTCAAGATGCCTTTGACCGTTTTTTATGTGCCTGGTCTAGTCCCTATTGTGCCGGGCATTTCAGCCTTCCAGGCGTTTCGCCATCTAACCATGAATGACTATGATGCCGCTATTATGGGGTTTTTGAATGTCGGTTATTGTGCAATAGGAATTGCCTGCGGAATCGTTATATCGGATATTTTGTTCAATACATTTTTTGGTCTGTATCGCTTCATAAAGCGTGATGGAAAACAAAAAGCTTGA